Proteins encoded in a region of the Nitrospira sp. genome:
- the cysE gene encoding serine O-acetyltransferase — MFGRIKQDLQAVFDRDPAATTTLEVVLTYAGFHALLAYRVAHRLRLWGIPLLPRLLSQFARWLTGIEIHPAAVIGKGFFIDHGMGVVIGETAEIGDYVTLFQGVTLGGTGKEHGKRHPTVGNHVVIGAGAKILGGIQIGDNVKIGANSVVLKSVPVNSTVIGVPARLIKTEGERVPDATMDHTNIADPISERLEAMERELIELRKKLENAPTEQEGRRPLS; from the coding sequence ATGTTCGGACGTATCAAGCAGGATTTGCAGGCGGTCTTCGACCGGGATCCAGCGGCTACAACCACGCTCGAAGTCGTGCTGACCTACGCGGGGTTCCATGCGCTGCTCGCGTATCGGGTGGCGCATCGGCTACGGCTGTGGGGGATCCCGCTGCTGCCGCGCCTGCTCTCACAGTTCGCCCGCTGGCTCACCGGTATTGAAATTCATCCCGCAGCCGTGATCGGGAAGGGGTTTTTCATCGATCACGGCATGGGCGTGGTGATCGGCGAAACGGCCGAGATCGGCGACTACGTGACGCTGTTTCAAGGCGTGACGCTGGGGGGGACCGGCAAGGAGCACGGGAAGCGCCATCCGACGGTCGGCAACCACGTCGTGATCGGGGCCGGTGCGAAAATCCTCGGCGGCATCCAGATCGGCGACAACGTCAAGATCGGCGCCAACTCGGTTGTCTTGAAATCCGTTCCGGTGAACTCGACCGTTATCGGCGTGCCGGCCCGGCTCATCAAGACGGAAGGCGAGCGGGTCCCTGATGCGACGATGGACCATACGAACATCGCCGATCCCATTAGCGAACGCCTCGAGGCGATGGAGCGGGAGCTCATCGAGCTGCGAAAAAAACTCGAGAACGCTCCTACCGAACAAGAAGGCCGCCGCCCCTTGTCGTAG
- the truA gene encoding tRNA pseudouridine(38-40) synthase TruA: protein MTRLLANVPTLKVTLEYDGTAYAGWQRQPGQSTIQQAVEDAVNSVSQTASPVIAAGRTDAGVHALGQVVSFKSDKALTPETWRRALNATLPDDICVRAVELTADDFHARYSAVRKRYEYRILNRPERSALERTRAWHLYGALNLAAMREAASHLAGTHDFSSFQGHPTDVENPVCTLQPLMLVQNDELVRIVLEGNRFLKQMVRAIVGTLVAVGQGKRTPDEIKRILEAKDRRAAGYTAPAQGLYLVAVTY from the coding sequence GTGACACGACTTCTCGCTAACGTGCCCACGCTCAAAGTAACACTTGAATACGACGGCACCGCCTATGCTGGTTGGCAGCGCCAGCCCGGTCAATCGACCATTCAGCAGGCCGTTGAAGACGCCGTCAACTCCGTTTCACAAACCGCCAGTCCTGTGATCGCGGCGGGGCGAACCGACGCCGGGGTCCACGCACTGGGGCAGGTCGTCAGCTTCAAGTCCGACAAGGCTCTCACACCCGAGACGTGGCGGCGCGCGCTGAACGCCACCCTACCGGACGACATCTGCGTCCGCGCCGTCGAACTGACCGCAGACGATTTTCACGCCCGCTACTCGGCCGTCCGCAAACGCTACGAGTACCGCATTCTCAACCGTCCGGAGCGGTCCGCGCTGGAGCGGACCCGTGCCTGGCACCTCTACGGAGCATTGAATCTGGCGGCGATGCGCGAAGCTGCCAGCCATCTTGCCGGGACGCACGACTTCTCGTCATTTCAGGGACACCCCACTGACGTGGAAAATCCCGTCTGCACCCTTCAGCCGCTGATGCTCGTCCAGAATGACGAGCTGGTCAGAATTGTGCTGGAGGGCAACCGGTTTTTGAAACAGATGGTACGGGCGATCGTGGGGACGCTGGTCGCGGTGGGGCAGGGCAAGCGGACACCGGACGAAATCAAACGGATTCTCGAGGCGAAGGACCGCCGCGCCGCCGGTTATACGGCCCCCGCACAGGGGCTCTATCTGGTTGCCGTCACCTACTGA